The nucleotide window GCGCGGGAAACTTTTCGCAGTCTCACAAAATCACCTTTCCTGTCCATATCTTATTTTCTCAGTTAACTTGAGCACCCTGAAGGCCAGGCCTGTCTCTTAGGATCAGCTGAGCGCTCAGGTTAGCGATTTTCAAATGGGAGAAAGCAATCCCAAAGCAAACCTAACCCAGACATGATGGTTCCGTCATGCCCAAGGACACGGTTTCCAGCAGACAATGGCTAACAGAGATGCACCTGCCCAGCACAACTTCACTACCAATCTAAGTTCATTAGGCAGGAAAACTTGTCCACGCCCTGAACATCTCCTTGGAGATGCCACCATTCTTATCTTAAAGCCACCCCAAAAGGAAATGGTCTCTTCACCACCGTGCCTAGACACATGCCAAGTGCTGCTGGTCTGTTTCTTTCCCTAGAAAACGGGAATGAAATTTCTCTTGCTGtcgaaataaataataaatagagtCCTGCAGTTTCACCCGGTTCAAAACTCCCCTAGGCCTTGGCAGAAGCAGTCAAGTCGTTTAAAGTGTGAAAAATCTGGCATGCCCCACCGAAGTGGGGCTTTTTTGCTAAAGAGTATTCTGGACACGTAGCTACCCCGAGGAGACACCAGGGCAGACATACCCAGGAAAACCCAGACGTTCCTCGGGTCCTGAGACAGCTGGTAGGCACCCAGGCCTGCCAGGCTCCCAAAGAGGAGCCCTGCAGCCAGGGACGGCACGCTACCTGCAGGGAAGCAAACACACAGCACTGTAACACCAGACACCCATGTCACTCACAGAATCCACCCGCCTCCCCACGCGTGGGAGGAAAACAGCAACGAGCACTTCTCCCAACAGAGTTCAGAAACAGGTACTGTCAAGCAGAGAGATGTTCTGGGGAGTCAGCTACCTCACCTCAccactccactcccctcccctcccctcccctccactcctccctcctCGCACAGGCAGGGCAGCTCTGTCTAAGAACAGCTTCTGCCTCCTTAGACAGGGCTGCGGTTAGTCCTTTCCCTAACCCGTCCTGATTGACCATCAAGGGCTGCACGTCTGCACCGGCAGGGCTTCAGGGCATcaaaggaggggccggcactgtggcacagtgggtaaagccctggcatgcagtgccggcatcccatatggacaccggttcgagtcccggcttctccacttccgatcccgctctcagctatggcctgggaaaagatggcccaagtccttggggccctgcacccgcatgggaaacccttaaaaagctcctggctttggatcagcacagctccggccgttgctgccatctggggagtgaaccagtagatggaagatctctctctctctctgcctctatgtagttctgcctttcaaataaataaattaacttaaaaaaatcatcaagagagagaaacaggctaatccattaaaaaaaagggggggggggggttggagtCTACAAATTCTGGTGCCCATTAAGGCAGGAATGTGGGCAAGAAGGCGGTGCCCATTAAGGCAGGAATGTGGACAAGAAGGCGGTGGCCAGAAGCACATTCACCAACacctccacaccccacccccccccgctGAGTTTAATGAGGAAACTTCAAAACCCGAGCAGGAGAAGCCCAGGGCTTTCCTCCCACGCGAAGAGCCCAGAGATGGCCCCTTGGGGTCAAGGCCGAAGCATGGCAGTCAGTGATAGTAACAAGCTACCACCCGCCACCTACCTCTAGATaaagagcaaaaacaaacaacccacaagGAGGCTGACTGAGCGCTGATAACCAAACAGCACGAGGGGCAGAGGGGCCCGCCGAGGAAGCCTGCACTCGGCTCAGGGGCCCGTGGCAAAGGAGTCCACGCAGGTCGCTCTTGGGAACACAGCCTCACTGGAACAGCACCGAGATGTTTAGGAGGCCAAGCAGTTGCAAAAACCTTACCTGCTTTTGCGTAGCCGATGATTCCACCAGTAGCGACCAGTGCTGCGTAGCCAAAGCCAAAATAATGTAAAGGCACTCTGAAAACCCAAGAGAAAGCAGTGACAAACATGTGTAAAAGCAAACCACAGGCTGTACGATGGGACTAAAAGGTCATAATTCTAAACATGTCACTGTTCAAAGCTCAGGAAGCTTGGATGACTTGCTGAGTCATGCAACCACTGGGTGGCAGAGCTGAACTCCGATCCAGGACCTCCGCCCGCCTACCCAGCATCCTCCCTGCACCACGCGGCCTCGGGCAGTCCATTCTCATGAAGAAAGGACACTGGCTGCACTTACAGTGGGCCTGTGTCCTTTCCCATTGTCCCCTTGTCCTCTGTCCAGGCGGGAGACGACGGCTGGCCTGCACCTGCAGAAGAAAGCCTGGATGAGAGGCAGCTAACAGTGCAGCtctggggcggcgctgtggtgcagcgggtaaggtcgccgcctgcagtgcccgcatcccatctgggtgctggttcgagtcctggctgctccacttctgacccagctctctgctatagcttgggaaagcaacagaagatggcctacgtccttgggcccctgcacctgcgtggaagactcAGGAGCagatcctggcttccgattggcacagctccggccgttgtggctgtCCGGGTACTGGAccaacaagtggatggaagatctctctctcctgcctctgcgtaactctgcctttcaaataaaataaatctttcaaagaacAAAAAGTACAGCTCTCTTGCAGTCACAGAGAAGTGGGGCCAAGCTGCAGCTGTAGCACTCAGCAGCCGCGTAACAGGCCAAGCCGCCCGGCCTCTCCAAGCCCACTTCCTGCACTGTGCATGCGAGGGAACAGCAGGGCCAACGTCCCACTGCTGAGCCTTCAACTGGGAGCAAACGCTGGACAGACACCAACCGCCTTTGTTAACCTCAAGTCCCACAAAACACAGCCCAAGAAGCTGACCAAGCACTGACCAGCCAGCTCTGTAGGGGAAACAAGCTACCCTTTCCAACAGTTACCCTAACTAGTGCTAAGTTGGAAGCGAGGCGAACACTCCGGGGCCCTTAACGATTATAACGTCTCCTAGACGGCTAGGAAGCGAGCTGCTTttcacccctgccccagcaggtAAATGACTGCGATCCTCGCCGTCTGCAACGCTTTCAAAACGTCTGCATCCAATCCCAGTCACTGTCACTCTGGGGACATGGAACCCGAGGTTGCAATCACAGGACGCTGCTGCCCGGAAAATAAGCCCTATTTTAGGAAGCAGTGCTTTGTGTCCAGCGAGCCTAACAAGACGGAAAGCAACGCTTCCCCTGGTTCTGTTTAAACTGTTTCCCTAAAAGGGGGTGGGATGTCGCCGAGTCACGAGTTCGAAGCGCCGGGTGACCAAGCCTGTTAAGGCACTGCAGCTGTAAGTCTCCACGAGCCGGACGAATGTGCACTACACCCGCAGCAAGCGGCACTCTCACCCCATTTTAAGGACAGCAGAAAACGCGCCACGAGAAAAGCACCCACGAAGGGGCCCTGAAAGTCCTCGCCTGCGTCCGCGGGACGAGAAGCACGCGACCACGAAGCCTTTTAAACAACTCCTAAACGTCAAAGCGACTATAAGATAATCACCCGCAAGTACCGGAACCGCTCTCCCGAAGTCCTGGGCTGCAGCTAGAGGGCACGCAAGCCGTAAATCTAGGGACCGAGGCCCGCCGGAAGCCGGGCGGCGCGCGCTCTGCgccccgggctgggggcggggcttggccGGAAGACCCGGGCGTAGGGCGGGACACGGGGCGTGGCATGAGCTGCTCCACGGTCTGCGTCCCAGAGACAGACAGGAGCTTGGGGGCGGGGCTTAGGGCCGGAAGTCGCGGCGAGTGCCTTGTTCGGGACTTGGGGCGGGATACGGGGCGTGGCATGAGCTGCTCCACGGTCTGCGTCTGCGTCCCAGAGACAGACAGGAGCTTGGGGGCGGGGCTTAGGGCCGGAAGTCGCGGAGAGAGCCTTGTTCGGGACGCGGGGCGTGGCATGAGCTGCTCCACGGTCTGCGTCCCAGAGACAGACAGGAGCTTGAGGGCGGAGCTTAGGGCCGGAAGTCCCGGCCAGTCCTGGGTGTAGGGCGGGACACGGGGCGTGGCACGAGCTGCTCCACGGTCTGCGTCCCACAGACAGGAGCATGAGGGCGGGGCTTGGGGCCGGAAGTCCCGGCGAGTGCCGGGTTCGGGACTTGGGGCGGGACACGAGCTGCTCCACGGTCTGCGTCCGAGAGACAGACAGGAGcttgggggcggggcttggggccGGAAGACGGGCCGCGtcccagagacagaaagcagctTGACTGGCCTAGGATGGAGCCGGGTCTGGGCCAACGGAGGAGACCGACTGGTTCCCGTCTCAGCTCCCAAGCCTGAGCGGCTAACAGCCGGAAACGCATAGTTTGAATCTGGTTTGCTGCGCTGGCGGAAAGCGTTCCCGGGTGTGAGCCAGGCAGTTCCAGGCAGGCGAGGGTTAACAGGCGGTTAGGAAAGGGCCCCAGGTGTTGTGTGAGACAGTAGGGAACACTATGGGGCCGTGCCCGAAGGTAgccagaggggcagggggagctggCGTCGCACAGGAGCACACCACAGGGCAGCGTCTGACGCTTAGCACTGACCAGGGAGGCATCACCCGCCTGGGTGGGTCGCGTGGACACTAGTTCTCCACCGTCACACCTTCCAAGGGGCTGACGCGGTAGTGTTTGTCATGGTCAGGAACCAGGACTGCTGCACGAGCCAGACCCCTGCCGCATTGCATCTAGGTAGGACTGACAGCCTGCTGTGCACTCCCCACGGAAGCACGGGGCCCCTCCCAGCAGCCTGAGCCTGTTTCTCAATAAGATCTACTTTCCCTTGCTTTGCGTACCTGTTACTGTCTGCGTTGTGCTTGCTCATCGTCATGAGACGGAACTGACTGAACTCCTGTGACGGCCTCAGctccgtctcctccctccctgtggctccAACATGCCGCGCACCTGCCTGGAACCCCCGGCTCAGCCCCTCACATCCTGCAAGTCTCTCAGCTTCCTGACCGGCACACTGACACTGCAGGTCACCTGATTCCCTCCAGTTTTTCTCCATGGCACCTGACTCCTCGGGGACTCTCTCACtgtgcagtccagctcccttctctGGCATGTCAGTTTGACGGGAGTGAAAATTTTAAAGCAGCACTTGGCACAGGGCCTGGTACACGATGGATGCCAAATACACGTCTACTGAGTAGAGGAGTAGATGTGGAGTGAGAAGGGAGAGGGGTGGTCCACAGGGAAGAGAACAAAGACAACATGCACGGAGCTGGGGACAACACAAAGAGCTAGCTCTGGCTGCATTCCATCCCAGGTCCTTCTGCCCTGACCTTGGTCACACACACCTGTGTCCTTGCACAGATCCACCCCCAGACCCTCTGTTGAACTCTAGATTGGCCAGAGTTATTTCTGGCCgttaagacttaaaaaaaaaaaaaaaaaaaaaaaaaaagtatttatttatttatcttaaaggtggaggtccagagagggagagacagaggcagagggaaagaagtcttccttccactagttcaatggcccatggccagggctgggccaaactgaagccaggagcttcatccgggtctccttaTGGGCTCAGCAGCACAAGCAattgaaccattttccactgctttcccaggcgctttagcagcgagctgcattggaagtgcagcggccaggactcgaactggcacccatatgaaatgctggtgctgcaggcgggggcttaaccctgtacaccatagtgccagtccTACATACATAAACCTTTATAAATAATAGTAAGAGCAGCCTGGGACAGTGGATGTGAAACAATTGTGGTCTCAACAAACTTGGCACCCCACTGTCGAGTAAAACAGACCTAACCAAAAATGGGAAATCCACTTAGGACTCCCCATGATCTTGGCTAACTGGGATAAATTTAAGTTAGAAACTAAAAAAAGAGGCtcagggactggtgctatggcttagtaAGCTATGCCTcttcctgcagcgccagcatcccttatgggtgctggttcgtgtcccagctgctccacttcctacccagctctctgctgtggcctgggaacacagtagaagatggcccaagtgctagggcccctgcaaccatatgggagacccagaatatgttcctggctcctggcttctggctttggatcagcccagctccagcctttgccgtcatttggggagtgaaccagtggatggaagacctttctctctgtctctccctctgtctgtaactctataaaataaataaacaaacctttttttttttttaaaggcttatttttttctgtaacccGACCTGGCCTGAGTACAAGCCGGAGGACCAGGAGACCTGTCTGATAAATGGTCCACTATCCTCCAGTTAGATCTGTTTTGTaagagggaaggaaaaggagggagtCCCCCAGTTCAGGCCTTTATGGTGCTATATGCAGACCTGACTTGAGCAGCCAATGGAGGCTGTATCTAGCTCACAAGATCCCTCTGCTACACAAGAGCCTGATTATCATAGATGATTCCTTCCTGGGTGCTCCTCTAAGAAGGCCCATTGCCCCCCAACTCCCCTGACCTCTGAAGGCTGAAATATTGTTCCCCCATCACCCTGAACCAACTGGGTGCTCCTCCATCATATCCCAACAATCATGCACCACCCCTCTGAGGGTCCCCCAGAGGGTGATGGGAAGTCCAGCAACAGCCACAGTGGGGCACCAACACCAAAAGCCTGAAGGAAAACTTCCTGTCAGAGACTCCCAGTGGGGATGGGGACACTGTTAAGGTCCACGTGACTTTCTCTAATGTGGCCTGTCCTTACACTAGGAAGAGTCTGGGCAATTTTCCAAGGACCTGGGAAAATGGCTGAGGGATTTACTAAAGTGACTGTGATCTTTAACCTGACCTGGAAGACCTAGAGGTCGtcctgtgtcccagctgcacACTGGAGGAAAAGCATGTGCCGACAAAATGGCAGGACGGTACCCAGGCCATATGGTATTTCAGGTAGGACTCAGGGCCATGCCCACAACTGATCCTGGTtggaaaccagcagaggggatCTCCTAAACTGGAAAACAGGAATTATCTCATAAGTTATCTctcagagggagtgggaaaaacACATAGTAAGGCTCCATAAAATCAACTGGGAGCCATGCCTCTGGAGTCTTCAATGAGGAGGAAAAAGggctcagaggcagagctgcAAAGCCAGACTTCTtgcagcagccacagccacacGGGGCGGGCATTTGGTACCATGGCTGATGCTGCACAGGATGCcacatccacatcagagtgcctgcttccagTCCCCGCCACCAGGCTTCcactccagccccctgctaacgcacacccagggaggcagcaggtgaggactcaagaacttgagtccctgccactcacaggggagatgtgggtggagtccctggcttctgggtttggcctggctcagccctggctgctgtgggcatttaaggcGTGAGCCATTagacctctttcaaataaagtgaaaataaatgagaaaggaCTTATAACCACCATCTGTAAAGGTTTCAGGATGATCATCAGAACTGACCATGGGGAGGCCAGTGGTGAGGCGCAGGGAGTTgacacctgagatgccagcatctcatatgagtgctggttcaagtcccagatactcctcttcctatccagcgcCCTGCCAATGTGCTTAGGAGAACAGTAAAGTGTTTCAACactttgggccctgccaccccatgggaaatccagatagGGTTCCAGGTTCTAGGCTGGAgtatggctttggcctggccactgcagccatttgagaagtgaaccagtacacagaagatctctctctctctggaagtctgctcttcaaataaataaatcttaaaaaaaaaaaaaaaaaaaaaagaagaagaagaaagaagaactGACCATGGGATTCTGCTCATTAATTTACAAGGTTCattatctggggctggtgctgtggagtagcgggtaaagccgcagcctgcagagcCTGGGGAGCTGCTGGCCTCTCACATAAACCTGATTTCCTGGCACAAGGTTTTGTGTCTCAAATATTGGCTTTCAGTGGCAAGTGGCCTAGACCTTTCTTTTCAGTGACACATCCTCACACTATACACAAAAACTAACTCAAAGTAGATCACTGCCCcgtgggatgcccatgtcccacagctcaatatctgagtgccagttccagtccttgcTACTCagctttcaacccagcttcctgctaatgcacagatGACAGCTAAGTAGGAGTCCttccagctgtgtgggagacctaaatggaattcctggctcctggctttggcctggcccatccatggaagagcgctctctctgttcctccctctgcctctgcctttcaaataaataaataaaaagctttaataataaaaagagatcacagacctaaatgtGACAGCTGAACCATAAAGCTCTGgagaaaatacaaagcaaactTTGATTACTAGGGGTTAGGCAAGGCCTGCTTAACTGCAACACTAAAAGCAAGAGggacaaagaaaaaatatgcaaatgtgGAAACTGGGCACTGTGAAAATGATACATGTCAACAGTTATCACTCCAGAAGTGAAAAGACAacttattggggccggcactgtggcgtagcgggtaaagctgccgcctgcagtggcagcatcccatatggatgccggttcgagtctcagctgctccacttccaatccagctctctgctatggcctgggaaagcaacagaagatggcccaagtccttgggtccctgcccccctgtgggagacccggaggaagctagtggctcctggctttggatatttACAGAGCAGTAAGAAGAAATGCAGTACTGATTCAATACACTACCACACAAATGAACCCTGAAAGCAGTATGTGAAGTGATAAAGTCAcagatgatcacaatggaatCATTCCagttatatgaaatgtccaggatGTGCAACTCTAAATGGCAGATTCGGTTGTTAAAGCCTGGGGAAGCTGAGGGGAAATGTGGAGTAACTGCTAATGGGTACAGAACTTCCTTTTGGAGTGACAAAAATGCTCTAAAATTGATTGTGATAATAGTTGTACCATACTCTGTGAATAGTCTAAAAACTACTGCATTATATCCTTCCAGTGGGAGAGCAGCATGAGGTGTGAACACTGTGGCGGCTGGCCAAAGCACTGATGAGAGTACTAAGGACACACATTCGACAGAAGGAAAAGCCTCATGTCAATAATACAAGTTCCCTCCTCAAGAACCCAGGgggaaaagagcaaaagaaaccCATGGCAAgtagaagggaggaaagaaataatatggacaggagcagaaatcaatgaaattgaaaacacaaaGATACTGTTTCTTGGTCTTTctgctaagatcaagtgaaaacAAAATAGCTAGTTCATTGAGAAGATCAACGAACCAGAAAGACAGTGATGACACAAATTGCAAGTAAGTATCAAGAATGAAACAGGAGCTGTCACAACAGCAGACAATACAGACATCAAAGGCATAAGTGAATCCTACACACGACTCTACCCACAGACTTGACAACATTTAGACAAAATACTCATTCTGTGAAATACAAACTACCCCAGCTCACTCAATATGAAGTAACTGGAATAGTCCTGCAAATATTAAGGAAACTGACTTTGTGTAAAAGTCAGAAAGCAATGTCCaggcccagatggcttcactggaggtatctacaagacatttaaagaattaacaagggttggggctggcactgtggcatagtgggttaagctgccgcttgcagtgccggcatcccggttcaagacctggctgctccacttctgatccagctctctgctatggcctggaaaagcagtggaagatggaccaagtgcttgggcccctgcacctgcgtgggagacctggaggaagctcctggctcctggctcctggctttggatcacc belongs to Oryctolagus cuniculus chromosome 5, mOryCun1.1, whole genome shotgun sequence and includes:
- the TMEM14C gene encoding transmembrane protein 14C, with amino-acid sequence MGKDTGPLVPLHYFGFGYAALVATGGIIGYAKAGSVPSLAAGLLFGSLAGLGAYQLSQDPRNVWVFLATSGTLAGIMGMRFYHSGKFMPAGLIAGASLLMVAKVGISMLDRPHQ